One window from the genome of Gloeocapsopsis sp. IPPAS B-1203 encodes:
- a CDS encoding VOC family protein, whose amino-acid sequence MAFEFDHLFICTDVGADEADRLASFGLIEGSSNTHAGQGTANRRFFFHNAMLELLWIHNPEEAKSEPIAPTRLWERWRDRNNGACPFGFCLRCTDSGDTVAFSSWGYRPPYLPETMSIMVGTNSDVLTEPMLFQIPFGQRPDHYPAENSQPLNDSVGLHEITRVELVSPAANSLSPEMQAVINTDQLKVRLGTEYFVELGFDDEQQGKQVDFRPELPLAISW is encoded by the coding sequence ATGGCATTTGAATTCGACCATCTTTTTATTTGTACTGATGTCGGGGCTGATGAGGCGGATCGTTTAGCATCGTTCGGTTTGATTGAAGGCTCGTCTAACACCCATGCTGGGCAAGGTACAGCCAATCGCCGTTTTTTCTTCCACAACGCCATGTTGGAACTGTTATGGATTCACAATCCTGAAGAAGCCAAATCTGAGCCAATTGCTCCCACTCGCCTTTGGGAACGGTGGCGCGATCGCAACAATGGTGCTTGTCCGTTTGGTTTCTGTCTGCGTTGCACGGATTCGGGCGATACGGTTGCTTTTTCTAGTTGGGGATATCGTCCACCTTATCTACCTGAAACGATGAGTATCATGGTAGGAACAAATAGCGACGTGTTGACTGAACCAATGCTTTTTCAGATTCCATTTGGTCAACGTCCAGATCATTATCCTGCTGAAAACTCACAACCTCTCAACGATTCTGTAGGGTTACACGAAATAACTCGTGTAGAATTAGTGAGTCCTGCTGCGAATAGCCTTTCGCCAGAGATGCAAGCAGTGATTAACACGGATCAACTCAAAGTTCGTTTAGGAACAGAGTATTTTGTAGAACTTGGTTTTGATGACGAACAGCAAGGAAAACAGGTGGATTTTCGACCTGAATTACCGCTTGCCATCAGTTGGTAA